From a single Maylandia zebra isolate NMK-2024a linkage group LG3, Mzebra_GT3a, whole genome shotgun sequence genomic region:
- the ankrd46b gene encoding ankyrin repeat domain-containing protein 46 — protein sequence MSYVFINDSSQTSVPLLQSCIDGDLPFAKRLLETGCDPNIRDNRGRTGLHLAAARGNVEICRLLHKFGADLLATDYQGNTALHLCGHVDTIQFLVSNGLKIDICNHNGSTPLVLAKRRGVNKDAIRLLEGLEEQEVKGFNRGAHSKLETMQMADSESAMESHSLLNPNLQSTEGVLSSFRTTWQEFVEDLGFWRVLLLLVVIALLSLGIAYYVSGVLPFSTSQLELVH from the exons ATGTCCTATGTCTTCATCAACGACTCGTCGCAGACCAGCGTGCCTCTGCTGCAGTCGTGCATCGATGGAGACCTACCCTTCGCCAAGAGGCTGCTAGAGACCGGATGCGACCCCAACATCCGTGACAACCGGGGCCGCACCGGCCTCCACCTAGCCGCCGCCAGAGGGAATGTGGAAATATGCCGCCTCTTGCACAAGTTTGGGGCCGATCTGCTGGCGACAGATTATCAGGGGAATACGGCGCTGCACCTGTGCGGCCACGTGGATACGATACAGTTCCTGGTGTCCAACGGGCTGAAGATCGACATCTG TAACCACAACGGATCGACTCCTCTGGTGCTGGCGAAGAGACGCGGAGTCAACAAGGATGCtattcgtctgctggaggggcTGGAGGAGCAGGAGGTGAAAGGCTTCAACAGAGGAGCCCACTCCAAACTGGAGACCATGCAGATGGCTGACAGTGAGAG tgcGATGGAGAGCCACTCCTTACTGAACCCGAACCTGCAGAGCACCGAGGGCGTCCTGTCCAGCTTCAGGACCACCTGGCAGGAGTTTGTGGAGGACCTGGGCTTTTGGAGGGTCCTGCTGTTGCTGGTGGTCATCGCCCTCCTCTCCCTGGGCATTGCCTACTACGTCAGTGGGGTCCTGCCTTTCTCCACCAGCCAGCTGGAGCTGGTGCACTGA